In Nitrosopumilus sp., the genomic stretch GGCGATGGATGTGCATTTTCAATTCCAGAATGGGCGCATTTATCAATCTATGAGAACTGGGTTTGGGAAAATATTGCACCGACATTCAAAATTAAGGGATTACATTCCCGTATGGTAGTTAATGAACCGATATTCATAACGATTGAGAAAATTGGCTATCATATGTGTGATTCATGGGATGCACGGATAGTTGATTTTAAAGACAATGCCACAATATGGAAGAAGACATATCATTCAGGATGTGTTATTGCAGACCATACAACACCGAAACTATTCCAATTTACAATATCCAATGAAATCCACCCTGTAGTAATTTCTACTCTTGGTAACTATACATTTCAGATAGAAATTGGTCACATATTTTTGAAAAAGGATTTTACCGTAATCGAATATTTTGAAGACATAGTAATGTATGAAGAATGGGACAAATGACGAAAATACAAAACATCAGAAGAGTTATTCAAATCTTTAATTATCAATAGTTCTTAGAAAGTATGATGAGTGACGAATTTACTAGTCACTTTGCGGATACAAAATTAAACTTATGTTAATTAGAACTAAAAAGTCAAACTATGAAAAAAATAGTGTGTTTTTTCAACCCTAACCAGTGGTTCTGATGAACACATTGACAAAATGTTAGATTTCATTTAAAAAAACTCAACGGACAATAACAAGGTAGCCTACAATTAAATCAAAAATCCAAAAGATTTCACAAATTACAATATTAATTGATTATTTGATTTGAAATTTTTAATAATTTCTAAAATTATTGTTCATTTCTTTTTCAACCAATCCCATTCAGGTCTTTCATCAGTATCATCATCCATAAGAAGACTAAAGGTTTTTGAGAATATGGAGTGAGAACAATTCAAAAAAGAATACATGAAATCACCTATTTTCAAAATTTTTATTTTTATGTCTACTTCTAGGCTTTGATCGCAATCGAGTTTTGCAACAAGGGCATCGACTTTCTTCAATGTAAAAGTAATGAGCACATAATGAACATCGCTTTTGACCTGCTGAATAACGCATGCCATTTTTAACAGGAACTGTTTTCAGTCGTTCACATAGTCCAATACAGGTTTGGGCCATAATTTAGAAGCAAATGACAAACCAGAAAAAATAAAGTGATGAGGAATCCGGTTTGTCAGTTATACTTGTTTTATCGCCTCTTTTTGATTCATAGTGACATTGTATATTTGGAATAGATATAGTGGTAGCAACACAATGTAGTACAATGTATACTGTAAATTCAAATAGAATTTTTTCAGATAAGCATTAAGAAAAATTGTTCAATAACATCACAGTTGCCATAATCACGCCCACACATACAAAGAAACCTTTTGATACAGGACTTGTTTTAGCAAAAAAATTCAATAGTAATTTAACAATAATAGAATGTCTTTATAAAATTCCTCCCAAGTTTTATTTTTTTGAAACAAAATCAGATAAAAAAATTACAGAAGGACAAATTCGTAATCTTAAACAGGAATTAAACAATTGGAAAGGAATTGCAGAAAAAGAAGGGCTTAAAATAAATACAAAATTTGCTCTTACTGATTCAATAGCACATTGGATTATTGATCATGTCAAAGAAAATAAAGTTAATTTGTTAGTAGTTGGATATCCAAAACTTTCTATGATAGAAGAGAATCATTATGATGATATTATAAACATGATTCACCACAAAGCACATTGTAATATCCTTACCACAAAAAATTAAATATCTACATAACAGGAAAAACAAGAGTTATTGTTGTTTTAGTTAATTTTACTTCTAATTTCTTCCCCAAAATATCATAAAATAATTCAGTAGCTAAAGTTTTTACGTACAATGACCAATTTTCCCCCAAATCGTGTTGGATTTTAAAGATGACAGTATTATTTTTCTTTTCTATGTCATGTTGCATCCAAGCAACGTGAAGCCATGTACGAAGAATCTCTATAAAATCTTCAACAGTATATTCACCCTTCATAAAATTGAGTATATCTGAAAAAGTATCTTTTTCTATTACCTCTGCCAAATGAATAATTTCTTTTTCAGTTAGTTTTTCAACGGCATATTTTACAAAAGGTTTTGTCATGGGCAACAATCCAACTTTTCTTTCATATTTTTCCCAGAGAATGTGATTACTCAAAATCTTTGAAACTAAAGCATTAAAGTTGATTTTTTCAAATTCTGCTTCTTGTTTTAATTCTTTAATTAAAGAAGAAAGTAATCTGAGAGACACAGTTTTTGTTTTATCTTCCAACCCCATTTTCTTTCTAATAATAATAAGAATTTAGCTGGAATAAAAAAGATAGCAACCTTTACATCTGTTTTTCTTTGTTTCAGGTTCAATTTCATAAAGATTTGAATTGTTTTTGACAATGTAATAGCAAATGCTGTTGGACTATTTTTTACACTTATTGTTCCTACATGCATTTCAATAATTTGTCATGTGTCTAAATTAAAAAATTTGCTTCTAGATTTTTTAGTTTAATTACTAGTTTTATTTATCTAAAAAAATGCCTCAGACAGAAGCAAGAAAAACTCTAAAAGACGCGCCAGTAATGTGGAGAAGAATAAATTCAATAGGAATTATTTTGGATTGCAATTCAACATATGCTGCAAATTTAGGATATGCAAAATCAGAGATTTTAGGTAGGTCAATCTTTGAACACGTAGTGAAAGACTCATGGGAAGCAATGAATGAATCACTGAAGTCATGGTTTGAGACAGGAAAAGTCACAGATAGGAAAATTACCTTCAAAAGACAAGATGGAAGTACATTTCCAGGATTACTTCAGGCAACAAGCATATATGATGAAAACAATAATCTGCTCGGCAGTAATACGGTAATTTTTGATCTCACTCAAATGAATAGTGAAAAGATAAAAGAATATGAAGAATTTTTTAAAGATGCAAAAAACAGACTAGATGAAATTAAAGAGAAAGAGTATGATCAATTAGATGAGAATTCAAAATCAGAGTATGATGGACTCAAAAAAATGTTTGAAATGTTATTAGAAGTGAATCTTGCAGAATTAAAATAAATCATTTAGGCTTGTTATTTATTGAATTTTGAATTTCGTCAAATGCATTTTGTACCTCGGTAACTGCTGCACCATCCTCCAAAGTACTCACATCGCCAATTTTTTCATTCTTTGCAATTGCTTTTAGTAATCTGCGCATTATTTTGCCACTACGTGTTTTTGGAAGTTTTGAAACAAAATAGATTTGTTTTGGTGTAGCGATTGCTCCAATATCATTTCTTATTTTATCAGAGATTTCTTTTTCCAATATTTTTGAATCAACAATGCCTTGTTTTAAAACAACAAATGCGACTATTACCTCGCCCTTCACATCATCAGGAATTCCACATACGGCAGACTCGGCAACATCATGATGAGATACAATGCAGCTCTCAAGCTCTGCAGTTCCAATTCTATGTCCTGCAATTTTTAAAACGTCATCTGCACGACCTAGTAACCACATATATCCATCCTCATCTTTTAACGCATAATCGCCAGGATAGTAACAGTTTTCATATTTTGACCAATACACGGTTTTGTATTTTTCATCATCGCCCCATAGTGTTAATAGCATTCCAGGCCATGGATTTTTGATAACAAGATAACCTTTAGTGTTAGTGGATACACTATTTCCATTTTCATCAACTACATCAATATCCACGCCAGGAATTGGAAGTGTACCAGAGCCCGGTTTCAGTGGAATTGTCTCCAAACCAGGTAAAGGAGAGATGAGCATGCCACCAGTTTCAGTTTGCCACCAAGTATCAATAATTGGACATTTTTCTTTTCCTATAGTTTTGAAATACCACCTCCACACTTCAGGATTTATTGGTTCACCTACTGTTCCTAGTAATCTTAATGATGAAAGATCAAAAGAGTTTGGAATTTCATCCCCAAATTTCATAAACATTCTCAGAGCTGTGGGAGTGGTGTAGAAAATGGTGGCATGGTATTTTTGTAAGATGTCCCACATTCTAGTCGCATCAGGAAAATCAGGTGCGCCTTCATACATTATTTGAGTTGCACCATGTAAAAATGGAGCATATACAACATAACTGTGACCTGTGACCCAACCAATATCAGCAGTACAAAAGAAGACATCAGAATCTTTAATGTCAAATGCCCACTTGAAAGTAGAATACAAGTGTGTGAGGTATCCTCCTGTTCCATGTAGTACACCTTTGGGTTTTCCAGTTGTGCCAGAAGTATACAAAATGTAAAGCGGGTGTGCACTATCTAATTTTTCTGCATTACATGACTCCAGAGCATTATTCATCAAATCACTCCAAAATTTGTCTTTTGATGTAATAGAGATTTTATTTTTTGTCCTTTCTAGAACCACAACGTGTTTGACAAAATCAAAATCTTTGATTGCCTCATCAACTACTTTCTTTAGCGGGATAATTTTTCCTCGTCTATATCCGCCATCTGCGGTAATAACTACTTTTGAGTGTGAATCAACAATTCTATCCTTGATTGATTCTGCACTAAATCCTGAGAAAATTACTGTGTGTACAGCACCAATCCTAGCACATGCAAACATCGCAATAGGTAATTCAGGAACCATTGGAAGATAGATAGTTACACGATCTCCTTTTTTTACACCAAGGGATTTTAGAACATTTGAAAACTTTTGAACTTGTGTGAACATTTCACCATAAGTGACGACTCTAGATTCATCATTTTCGCCCTCCCACAAAATAGCAGGTTTGTCGGATTTAGTTTTTTGATGAATGTCCAGAGCATTATATGAAGCGTTAATTGTGCCTCCAACAAACCATTTTGCAAAAGGAGGATTCCATTCCAGAGTCTTGCTCCAAGGAGCAAACCATGTGAGATTTTTTGCCTGGTCATCCCAGAATGACACAAAATCAGAACTAGCCTTTTTTCTTAAATCAGTGTCATGATTTCCAAGACCAATATCATATGTTTTATTCAATAAAAAGTGTATGAACTTAGATCTTTCTAAATGTTAAAAAAATAATTAAAAAAATTATTGTGCTTCCATTCTAGCAAGCCAATCGTTATCATTGTCGTCTTTTGGAGTTTCTGGTGTCACCTGTTGGGGTGGTTCTGGAAATGCAAATGTTGTTTCAGAGTCAGTTGGTGGTTCTGGTATTGGTAGAACGCCTGCCTCTATTGGTTCTGAATGATTTGCAAATTTTTCTGAATGTGTTACTATTGGTTCAGTTGGTGCTTCTGGAAGTATTGACTGAACTACTTGTTGTGGTTCAGATGTCTCCAGATATGAAACGGCAGATTCTTGGATGTCTGGTGTTGAAGGGGAAGTTATCTCTTGCACTTCCAATTCAAGGTCAGTAATTCTACTCTTTACATTTGCGATTTCAGCTGTTTCATGAGATACATGTTCAATTATTTCAGTTGTACATGCTTTCACTGTCTCAAATGTTGCATCAGAGATTTCATTACTCTTGAATTGTACTTTTGCATCAAAGGATAACATTTTTGCAGACTTCATTTGTTCGTCTAACTCTGTCAATCTTGCCTCAAGTTTAGCTTTGATTTCATGTTCTGTTTCATCTAATGATGCCAGTTTTGACTTGTATTTTTCGTGAATAATTTCTGCATCCACTTTCATGTCATCATTTTCAGAAACAATATCAATCAACGCCTTTAGACGACGTATTGTTAGTTGTTTTTCACGAATGAGTCTTTGAGAATCTAGTCTCCATTTTGGAATAAAAATAACAACATCGCCTTGCACTACAAGTTGCTCATATTGGATTTGCTGTAATCCCTGAGAACCGCAGTCAATGCCAACGGATTGAATACTTCCGTCAATGTCAGTTATTGTTCCAACGACTTTACCCATGAATGTACCGTACATGTCTTTGACTTTTTTACCGATAATTTCGATATCGTCGTGGGTCATGTGTGGTTGTCAAGAGATTTGTATAACCGACAAAGTGTAAGGAATGTTTTTGGTTTTGGTAAGATTAAATTCACTAACTTTCGGAACCAAAATCTTAGCAATTTTAAAATTTAGAGAGAAAATAACAACCTCATGATTCAAAGAGAAGAACTTGAACAAATTTTGAATTTTGTCGCAAACAGATGGATTGAAACCACAAAAGATCCAAACAATAAAGCTTTGGAAAATCTACCAAACGATTTTTGGATGAATTCAATTGGTGGAAAAACAGCAAAAAAAGGATTCTGGGTAACAACATTGATGTATACCGAAAATGAAGATGATGCCGCATCTTTCAAAGAAGTGTTGTTAAGATGGCAAGCAAAAGGCCAAGACAAGAATAGAGACAAAGGTCCCGATCTGATTCAAATTGGAAAAAAGAAATAGACTATTAATAATTGATTTTTCAGATATGTGTGTTGTCAGAATTTTCAACCAGTGAAAAAAAGATTTTAGTAGATCACTTTTCAAATACAGAAGGAAATGTCTTTGCAATAATAACACCGCGACAAGTAGATCGTGGAGCTTTGATGTCAAGATACAGCAGAACTGACAAAAGTATGAGAAGAATATTTCTTGATGAGTTTTTAAAAAATAAAAACAGAGGGGAGGAATTTTACAATCGAGTTCTTTTAGAATACGGCGATGATTCTGTTGCAGAATTGGGAGAAGCACAGATTGCAATTGAAGGATTGACAAATATCGCAGTAAAAAAAATAGAAGACAGAAGAATAGGATTATCATATTTAGAAAAATCATCAAGATATGTAGCATGGAATAAAAAAGAAAAAGGAAAATACAGATTTTATAGAGATCCTGAAATTACAAAATCAAAATTTGCAGATATGTATGAAGAAGCATGTAATTTTTCTTTTGATGTTTATTCAAAAAATATAGAACCAATGATAAAATATATCAGAGAGAAATACCCCATTGAAAAATACAGTTTCAAAGACTCAGCAGATGGAAAAGAAAAATTATTTCCCAAGTTGAAAAATGAATCAGATATAAGATCAGCACATATGATTTACAGAGGTTCAACCAAAGCTAAAGCATTAGATATTCTCAGAGGATTGTTACCGGCATCAACTTTGACCAATGTTGGAATCACAGGAAATGGACGCGCTTTTGAATATCTTCTTACAGTTTTAGGCTCATCTGAATTAAAAGAAGAGCAAGATCTAGCATCAAAAATCAAAAAAGAACTAGATACGACCATAAAATCATTTGTTAGACGAGCAGATGACAAATACGGAAAAGCAGTCCAAAAATATCTCAAAGACGTCAAAAACAAATCCAAAGCAATTGCTAAAACAAAAATTAAATCAAATCCAACATTAGGAACAAGAACGAAACTTGTAGATTATGAATCAGAGAAAAATGCAATAGATAAAATCATTACAGGCATAATTTATGAGCAATCTCCAAGTACATCATATCAAAATATATCTCAGCAGGTAAAGAAAATTTCTAAACAAAATAAAATCAAAATTATTGAGGAATTCACAAAACTTAGAAAAAATAGGCGACATAGGCCATCACGAGCATTTGAAACAGTTTACTATACTTTTGATTTGTGTAACAATTTTGGAATGTTTAGGGATTTTCACAGACACAGAACACTGACTTTAGAGAGACAGTTACTTACAACAGATCATGGTTACAGTATTCCAAATGAGATCAAAATTCTTGGAATTGAAAAAGATTTTAGAGACTGTATGAAGAAAACAAAAGAAACCTTTGATAAAATCAGAACAAAATATCCAGAACAAGGACAATATGTGGTAAACTTTGCATATAATTATCCGTATTTTATGAAATTCAACCTTAGAGAAGCATGTCACTTAATCGAACTAAGAACAGTTCCACAAGGTCATATAGATTACAGACGCGTAGCACAACAAATGTTTCATGAGATTAATAAAGTACATCCAAGCTTAAGTAAAATCATGAAATTTGTAGATTTGAAAGAATATGATTTAGAAAGATTTGAATCAGAAAAAAGAACGGAAGAAAAACGAAAACAAATGAAATAATAGAACAATATTCTAATATAGAAAAAAATAAGATAATTCATGACAAAAAAAGTTACTGAAAATCCTGAAGAATGGAAAGAAAAATTAACGCCGGAACAGTATGAAATTTGTATCAATCACGGCACAGAGCCCCCATTTTCTGGAAAATATAATAATTCCAAGATTGAGGGATATTTCAGATGTGTTTGTTGTGGGGAAGATCTTTTTTCCTCAGATGCAAAGTTTGATTCAGGTTCAGGATGGCCTAGTTTTTGGAAACCAGTGTCAGAAGAGAAGATAGAGTATGTTTCAGATACAGATTATGGAATGATTAGAACGGAGGTAAATTGTAAAAATTGTGGTTCTCATCTAGGTCATGTTTTTGATGATGGTCCAAAGCCTACAAACCAAAGATATTGTATTAATTCAGTTTCATTAAAACACGAAAAAGATTAAATCAATAAGGGATTCGCTACGAAGATGTATTTTTTGAACAAACAACGTATTATGAGTATAACATATTATGAAATATTATGAAAGATCTAAAATGTGAACATCATTGGACATCAAATGGATCATATTTCTGCATCCATTGCGGTGCAGACATTAGCAAAAGAACATAGAAATCAATCAAACAAAATTCTAAAAACAATGATTATCAATACGCATCATTTTGGCCATAAATTTGATTAAAAAGAACAAGAAATAGACTAAGAATATTTATGAAAGCAATCAGTCAATCCACACTATGATACTAATTCATTATAACATGAAACATTTGGAATCGTATACAACTATTGATAATGATTCCAGTAATAAGGAGAACTTCAAATATACAACAAAAAGGAAGGAAATGATTTGAGAATAATCTTATGTGGATTCGGTGTTGTGGGACAAAGTTTACTGAAATTATTTGAATCAAGATCTGAAGACCTTTATGCGAAATATGGATTAAAACCAAGAGTCGTAGGAGTTTTCGACAGTAAAGGAAGCGCAGTTGATTCATCAGGATTAGAATTCAACAAACTAATGGACGTAAAGAAAAAATTTGGGACAGTGAAAAATTATTCTGATAAAAAAAATTCAATGTCAGGTATAGAAATGTTAAAAAATATTGAGGCGGATGTTCTAATTGAGACTACCGCTAGTAATTATAAAGACGCAGAGCCTGGAATGACTCACATTATTACTGCTATGAAAAAAAGAATGCATGTAATTTCAGTCAACAAAGGACCGCTTGCACTAGCTTTTCCATCTTTGTTGGAACTTGCAGCATACAATCAAGTAATGTTCAAATTTAGTGGAACAGTTGGAGGCGGAACACCAATTTTAGATTACGCTAAAAAAAGCCTCAGAGGAGAAAGAATTACTTCTTTTGCAGGAATCTTAAACGGAACAACAAATTATATTTTAACAAATATGGCCACGGGTATGTCATTTGAGGAAGCACTAAAAGATGCAAAAAATAAGGGGTATGTAGAAGCTGATGAATCTTTGGATTTGGATGGTTTGGATGCTGCTGCCAAATTAGTAATTCTTGCAAACTGGATAATGGGAATGAAAGTAACATTACCAGACATCAATTGCACAGGTATACGAAATGTTACAACTGAGGATATTAAAAAAGCAGAAAAAAATAACTGCTCTGTCAAACTCATCGCATCTTGCAACAAAGAACTTGTTGTAGGTCCTAAAGAGATATCAAATGATGATCCGCTTTGTGTCAATGGAACACTAAATGCAATTGCTTTTACATCAGAGCACTCAGGCACACAAACAATTATTGGCAGAGGTGCAGGAGGCATGGAAACTGCCAGCTCCATTTTAAGAGATTTGTTAGACATCAGACAAGAGATTGCAAGAACTTGAAATCAAATCTAATTTCAAAAAGTGAGACGTCGACATTACTTAAAACAGTCTCAGAAAAATGGGGGATTGAGTTTCCCAAAATAAAAAATCTCAAAGTCCATCAAATTTTAGATGACGCACAAATAATCACAGGCGAAGGGATTAAAATATTGAAGATCAATGAAGACTACATTCCATTTTTATCAGAAACTAAAATGTTAGAAAAATTTCCAAATGTTACGGTAGATATGGGAGCTATAAAATTTATGTGTAAAGGTGCAAACGTAATGAGACCAGGAATTAAAAAATATACAGAGTTTGAAAAAGATCAACTGATTTGCATTGTAGAAGAATCTCAACATAAATTTTTAGCGGTTGGAAAAGCACTGGTGTCTAGTTCTGAGTTGGAGAATATGAAAAAAGGTGAAGTAATTAAAAACATCCATTATATTTCAGATAAGTTTTGGGAAACTGGAAAAATAATTTACGATTAAATGAAACATTTAATTTTCTGAACAAATTCTTGTAATTTTTCAATGTGTGTTCCTTCCCAATAGATTTGATCACACCCACCACATTTCCAAAATTTATCATGATAGTCTAAAACTCGTTTTGGGATTTTGTTTTGAATTTCAGATTTTTTAATTTGAAAAGTTTGAAAATTACATTTAGTACATCTTGCTAAATCACCTGAAATTTTATTAATTTCCAAATTTGTTTTTTTTAAAATTTCTTTAAATTGTTCAATTTCGTCCTCTGTAGTGATGCCGATAAATTGGATACCTTTCTTTTTTGCACGTCTGATTAGACATCCATCTTTGGATATTATTGTTCTATTCTCATTTTTAGCTTTTTCTAATAGTTCATGATCCTCAATGTCAGAAAAGTATTCAGTATCATATCCAAATAGTCTTAATTTTCTAGCAATATTACCAAGCATTGCATCAACAAAAAACAACATGTATCAATTTTATCAAAAATTCAGAATTATTTGATTTGCTCTGTAAATTCTTCTGTACCGTCTTTAGTGATTACAAGTACATCTATTCCATCACCGCTTGCAGAATCTCTCAAAGCTGCTGAACGTATTGCCCTTTTTGCCAAATCTATTGCCTCATCCTTACTCATGTTTGGCTTGAATTGTGGGTCTAACACACCTAACGCCATTTCTGCCCCAGTTCCAACTGCAGCATATTCGTCAGGAAGAACTGAACCTAATGGATCAAGAGTGTACATAATTGGTTTATCAACAACGCCACCAACAATTACTTGAGTCAGTAATGGAAAGTATCTTCGCTCATACATCATATTTGACATCATTTTTGCAACAGTGTTAGGAGGAACGTCTCTTTTGAGCTCCATTTTTCTAATTTTAGCAAGAGCTGAGATTTGTAATGCTAAAATTTGCATATCAGCTACAAGACCAGCACATGCTGCACCTACTTTGTTAGTAATAGGAAATGTCTTTTTTGTAGATTTACTTACAAGAAAGTTACCAAAGGCTATTCTTTTCTCACTGGCAAAAACCACACCGCCATCAAAAGTAATTCCAACAGCAGTTGCCCCGGGCATATACATTGACATAATCCAAATAATTTTGCCGCATAATAAAGGGCTTTCTACATTTTGCGCGCAGATTATGGGTAAAACAATTATACGGAAAATTTGAGAGTGAAATATTGACTACAGCAGAAATTAGAGAGAAGATCCTAAATGATGTTGTCTTTATGGGTTTAAGATCTGCCATAGGTGTGATCTTTATTCTTCATGGAATGTCAAAATTTAATCCAGGATTTGCCAATAATTTACCTAATATGGGGTTTCCAATAGAAATGCAAATCCCATTAGCATTAGCTGAATTGGTTCCAGGTATTTTGATAATTGTTGGAGTGTTAAGTAGATTATCCGCATCACTGATTTCCATCATTATGTTAGGAGCAATTTTCATGGTTAAAGGTGCAAAAAGTGTTACTGGTCAAGGAGGGGTTGAATTAGATTTAATTTTACTAGCATCAGTATTAGTCATTATGATAATAGGTCCAGGAAGAATTTCGATTGCACAAGCAATCAAAAAATTACCCAGGTGTCTTCATTAAGTCTTTCCAAAGTTTTGCATAATCAAACAAACGCATTTTGTAGTTTTCTTTAACAAATCAATTCTAGCAAATTCATTTGGAGAATGAATTCTTGAAAACATGTATGTACTTCCAATGGAGATGCAAGGCACGTTTAAAATTTCTACAAAAGGATGCATCGGACCAGTTCCAGCGTTCGAAACATTCAAGATAGATTTTCCAAATATTTTGTCAGCTGCATCTTTTACATGAGATACAAACGGATTTGAAGAATCAGTCCTAGCAGCTGCTTCACCATGAAAAATTTTGATTTTAACATCAGAGAATCCTTTAGATTTTAGATGATTTTTTAATCTCATTACTTGTTTTTTCGGGTCCATTTTAGGTACCAATCTAAAATCAATTTTGACTAATGCACTACCAGGAAGAACAGTTTTGGCACCATCGCCAGTATATCCAGAGACAAATCCAGCAATATTGCAAGTGGCACCTGCGACTAAGGCTTTTTTTGCATCAAGTCCTTTTTTACCACCCAAAAAAGATCGTATTCCAAATTCTTTTTTGAAAAAGTCTTCATCAAACGGCTCGTCATTTATAATCTTCAAATCCTTTTTTGAAAGTGCTGAAACATCTTTGTACCAATCTT encodes the following:
- a CDS encoding universal stress protein; translated protein: MFNNITVAIITPTHTKKPFDTGLVLAKKFNSNLTIIECLYKIPPKFYFFETKSDKKITEGQIRNLKQELNNWKGIAEKEGLKINTKFALTDSIAHWIIDHVKENKVNLLVVGYPKLSMIEENHYDDIINMIHHKAHCNILTTKN
- a CDS encoding PAS domain-containing protein, which encodes MPQTEARKTLKDAPVMWRRINSIGIILDCNSTYAANLGYAKSEILGRSIFEHVVKDSWEAMNESLKSWFETGKVTDRKITFKRQDGSTFPGLLQATSIYDENNNLLGSNTVIFDLTQMNSEKIKEYEEFFKDAKNRLDEIKEKEYDQLDENSKSEYDGLKKMFEMLLEVNLAELK
- the acs gene encoding acetate--CoA ligase; protein product: MNKTYDIGLGNHDTDLRKKASSDFVSFWDDQAKNLTWFAPWSKTLEWNPPFAKWFVGGTINASYNALDIHQKTKSDKPAILWEGENDESRVVTYGEMFTQVQKFSNVLKSLGVKKGDRVTIYLPMVPELPIAMFACARIGAVHTVIFSGFSAESIKDRIVDSHSKVVITADGGYRRGKIIPLKKVVDEAIKDFDFVKHVVVLERTKNKISITSKDKFWSDLMNNALESCNAEKLDSAHPLYILYTSGTTGKPKGVLHGTGGYLTHLYSTFKWAFDIKDSDVFFCTADIGWVTGHSYVVYAPFLHGATQIMYEGAPDFPDATRMWDILQKYHATIFYTTPTALRMFMKFGDEIPNSFDLSSLRLLGTVGEPINPEVWRWYFKTIGKEKCPIIDTWWQTETGGMLISPLPGLETIPLKPGSGTLPIPGVDIDVVDENGNSVSTNTKGYLVIKNPWPGMLLTLWGDDEKYKTVYWSKYENCYYPGDYALKDEDGYMWLLGRADDVLKIAGHRIGTAELESCIVSHHDVAESAVCGIPDDVKGEVIVAFVVLKQGIVDSKILEKEISDKIRNDIGAIATPKQIYFVSKLPKTRSGKIMRRLLKAIAKNEKIGDVSTLEDGAAVTEVQNAFDEIQNSINNKPK
- a CDS encoding CdvA-like protein; its protein translation is MTHDDIEIIGKKVKDMYGTFMGKVVGTITDIDGSIQSVGIDCGSQGLQQIQYEQLVVQGDVVIFIPKWRLDSQRLIREKQLTIRRLKALIDIVSENDDMKVDAEIIHEKYKSKLASLDETEHEIKAKLEARLTELDEQMKSAKMLSFDAKVQFKSNEISDATFETVKACTTEIIEHVSHETAEIANVKSRITDLELEVQEITSPSTPDIQESAVSYLETSEPQQVVQSILPEAPTEPIVTHSEKFANHSEPIEAGVLPIPEPPTDSETTFAFPEPPQQVTPETPKDDNDNDWLARMEAQ
- a CDS encoding FAD-dependent thymidylate synthase, producing MSEFSTSEKKILVDHFSNTEGNVFAIITPRQVDRGALMSRYSRTDKSMRRIFLDEFLKNKNRGEEFYNRVLLEYGDDSVAELGEAQIAIEGLTNIAVKKIEDRRIGLSYLEKSSRYVAWNKKEKGKYRFYRDPEITKSKFADMYEEACNFSFDVYSKNIEPMIKYIREKYPIEKYSFKDSADGKEKLFPKLKNESDIRSAHMIYRGSTKAKALDILRGLLPASTLTNVGITGNGRAFEYLLTVLGSSELKEEQDLASKIKKELDTTIKSFVRRADDKYGKAVQKYLKDVKNKSKAIAKTKIKSNPTLGTRTKLVDYESEKNAIDKIITGIIYEQSPSTSYQNISQQVKKISKQNKIKIIEEFTKLRKNRRHRPSRAFETVYYTFDLCNNFGMFRDFHRHRTLTLERQLLTTDHGYSIPNEIKILGIEKDFRDCMKKTKETFDKIRTKYPEQGQYVVNFAYNYPYFMKFNLREACHLIELRTVPQGHIDYRRVAQQMFHEINKVHPSLSKIMKFVDLKEYDLERFESEKRTEEKRKQMK
- the msrB gene encoding peptide-methionine (R)-S-oxide reductase MsrB gives rise to the protein MTKKVTENPEEWKEKLTPEQYEICINHGTEPPFSGKYNNSKIEGYFRCVCCGEDLFSSDAKFDSGSGWPSFWKPVSEEKIEYVSDTDYGMIRTEVNCKNCGSHLGHVFDDGPKPTNQRYCINSVSLKHEKD
- a CDS encoding homoserine dehydrogenase, translating into MRIILCGFGVVGQSLLKLFESRSEDLYAKYGLKPRVVGVFDSKGSAVDSSGLEFNKLMDVKKKFGTVKNYSDKKNSMSGIEMLKNIEADVLIETTASNYKDAEPGMTHIITAMKKRMHVISVNKGPLALAFPSLLELAAYNQVMFKFSGTVGGGTPILDYAKKSLRGERITSFAGILNGTTNYILTNMATGMSFEEALKDAKNKGYVEADESLDLDGLDAAAKLVILANWIMGMKVTLPDINCTGIRNVTTEDIKKAEKNNCSVKLIASCNKELVVGPKEISNDDPLCVNGTLNAIAFTSEHSGTQTIIGRGAGGMETASSILRDLLDIRQEIART
- a CDS encoding PUA domain-containing protein — protein: MKSNLISKSETSTLLKTVSEKWGIEFPKIKNLKVHQILDDAQIITGEGIKILKINEDYIPFLSETKMLEKFPNVTVDMGAIKFMCKGANVMRPGIKKYTEFEKDQLICIVEESQHKFLAVGKALVSSSELENMKKGEVIKNIHYISDKFWETGKIIYD
- a CDS encoding Mut7-C RNAse domain-containing protein; this translates as MLFFVDAMLGNIARKLRLFGYDTEYFSDIEDHELLEKAKNENRTIISKDGCLIRRAKKKGIQFIGITTEDEIEQFKEILKKTNLEINKISGDLARCTKCNFQTFQIKKSEIQNKIPKRVLDYHDKFWKCGGCDQIYWEGTHIEKLQEFVQKIKCFI
- a CDS encoding proteasome subunit beta, which encodes MSMYMPGATAVGITFDGGVVFASEKRIAFGNFLVSKSTKKTFPITNKVGAACAGLVADMQILALQISALAKIRKMELKRDVPPNTVAKMMSNMMYERRYFPLLTQVIVGGVVDKPIMYTLDPLGSVLPDEYAAVGTGAEMALGVLDPQFKPNMSKDEAIDLAKRAIRSAALRDSASGDGIDVLVITKDGTEEFTEQIK
- a CDS encoding DoxX family protein, giving the protein MTTAEIREKILNDVVFMGLRSAIGVIFILHGMSKFNPGFANNLPNMGFPIEMQIPLALAELVPGILIIVGVLSRLSASLISIIMLGAIFMVKGAKSVTGQGGVELDLILLASVLVIMIIGPGRISIAQAIKKLPRCLH